The genomic interval TCCCGTTGCAGATTGGTACTGGCCCCGCCGAACTCGCTGCGCCGCGGTAGCAATTGGGCCAGCAGCACCTGGCCACCGAGCTGTGGGCCGGCCTCGTACAGCGTTACGTGGTGGCCGCGGGCGGCGGCCACGGCGGCAGCCTTCATGCCGGCGGGGCCGCCACCGGCGACGAGAATGCGCTTGGGCGTTGTGGTAGGCGTCAGCTGCCCATACTGCAATTCACGGCCGGTTTCTGGCCGCTGGATGCAGGAGATGGCCAAGCCGCGATGGAAGTGACCGATGCAGGCCTGGTTGCAGGCGATACAGGCGCGTACATCTTCGACCTGGCCGCGTTCGGTCTTGCTCGGCATCAGCGGGTCGCAGATCAGTGCGCGGGTCATGCCGCAAACATCGGCCTGGCCGCGTGCCAGGATCAGTTCAGCTTCCTGGGGCTGGTTGATGCGCCCGGTAACAAACAGGGGTATGGCCAGCTGTTGCTTGAAGGTGCCGGCTTCTCTGGCCAGATAGGCTGGCTCGATGGCCATGGGCGGGACTATGTGCACGGCGCCGCCCAAGGACGCCGATGTGCCGGCGACGATGTGCAGGTAGTCGAGTTGGCCCTGCAGGGCAATGGCTGCGGCCAGCGACTCGTCCTCGCTCAGCCCTTGGCTGTCGCGCTCGTCGGCGCTGATGCGCAGGCCGATGATGAACTGCTCGTCGGTGGCGGCGCGCACGGCGGCCAGCACCTCACGCAGAAACCTCAGGCGCTGTTCCAGATCGCCGTTGTAGCCGTCGCTGCGCAGGTTCACCCGCGGGTTCATGAACTGTGCGGGCAGGTAGCCATGGCTTGCCACCACTTCGACGCCGTCCAGCCCAGCCTGGTGCAGACGCCGGGCCGCACTGGCGTAGCCCTGGACAATTTCGTCGATCATCGGCTGGTCCAGTGCGCGCGGCATCACCCGGAAGCGTTCGTTGGGCACCGAGGACGCAGAGTAGGCAACCGCCAGCAGGCCGTCTGCCGATTCCATGATCTCCCGGCCGGGGTGAAACAGTTGCGACAGCACCACGGTGCCGTGTGCATGGCAGGCTTCGGCCAGCTGTCGATAGCCGTCGATGCAGGCATCGTCGGTGGCCATCAGCACATGCGAGGTATAGCGGGCGCTGTCATGCACCCCCGCAACCTGCAGCACGATCAGGCCGACGCCACCGGCCGCACGGTCGCGCTGGTAGGCGATCAGCTTGTCGTTGACCAGGTTGTCGGTGGGCAGGCAGGTATCGTGGCCGGTGGACATGATGCGGTTCTTCAAGCGCTTGCCGCGGATCTGCAACGCTTCAAACAGGTGAGGGAAGGCGGTCTGCATACAGGCGGCTCCGGTGCGGTGTTGTTCTTGTTTTGTGTATGAAAGTGTAGCTCCAGTAAAAAATCAACTTGTTTTTTTACTGGTGCGCGACTAGGTTTTCATCACCCTCAGCGCGAGGGCGTGACCTCACAACAACAAGAAAACGGGCCCTTGGGGGCACCGGCAGGAGGAAACTTCGATGCAGACAATTGCACGTGTTGCTGGCCTTTGGGCAACGTTGCTGGCCGTTGGCCTGGGCACTGCGCAAGCTGCGCAAGCTGCGCCGCAGATGGTCGTGGTGGGCTATGGCGGCGCCGGCCAGAAGGCCCAGGATGAGGCAATCTTCAAGCCCTTCAGTGCCCAGGATGGCAGCAAGCTGATACAGAGCGAATACAACGGCGAAATGGCGCGGATCCAGGTGATGGCCGACACCGGCAACGTCGATTGGGATGTGGTGCAGATCGAGGGGCCGGACTTGATGCGTGGCTGTGAGGAAGGTATCTACGAACACCTCGACTGGCAGCGCTTGGGCCATGCCGCCGACCTCATACCCGACGCGGCGCAGGATTGTGGCTCGGCTGCGCTGGTGTGGAGCGTGGCTATCGCCTACGACCGCAACAAGCTGGCGCAGGCGCCGGCCTCGTGGGCCGACTTCTGGGACGTGAACAAGTACCCAGGCAAGCGCGGCTTGCGCAAACGTGCGGTGTATAACCTGGAGTTTGCCCTGCTGGCCGATGGGGTCAAGGTAGAGGACGTCTATCAGGTGCTGTCGACGCCGGCCGGGGTTGACCGTGCATTCGCCAAGCTCAGCGAACTCAAGCCCTATATCCAGTGGTGGGACGCCGGCGCCCAACCTGCGCAGTGGCTGGCTGCAGGTGATGTGGTAATGACTTCGACCTACAGCGGGCGCATCGCCGTGGCGGCGCAGCAAGGCAGCCCGTTGGCCGTGGTCTGGCCTGGAAGCCTATATGGCATGGACTACTGGGCAATCATCAAAGGCTCGCGGCATGTCGACCAGGCCAAGCGGCTGATTGCCTATGCCAATCAGCCGGATACCCAGGTGCGGTATGTGCAGCAGATTCCCTATGGGCCGACCAACACCCAGGCAGCCGTCAGGCTTGGCCCGGCCCTGGCCAGTTGGGTGCCCACCTCGCCGCAGAACTTGCAAGGGGCACTGGCGATGAATGTGGAATTCTGGGTCGACCATGGCGAAGAGCTGGAACAACGCTTCAATGCCTGGGCGAGCAAGTAGTTTCAAGCCTCCTCATCTATAGAGATAACCACCATGATCGCAACGGAACAGCGCTTGCGCCGGGAACTGGCTGCCTGCTATCGGCTGATCGCGCACTTTCGCATGAGCGACCTGATCTTCACCCACATTTCCTTGCGCCTGCCCGGGCCGGAGCATCACTTCCTGATCAACCCGTACGGGCTGCTGTTCGAAGAGATTACTGCCTCCAGCCTGGTAAAGATCGACTTGCAGGGAAGGCCAGTGCAACCTTCGCCACACCCGGTCAACCCGGCCGGCTTCGTCATTCACAGTGCTATTCATGCCGCTCGTGATGACGCCCAGTGCGTGCTGCACACTCACACCCGCGCGGGTTGCGCGGTAGCCGCGCTGGAGTGCGGCCTGTTGCCGGTCAACCAGATGTCCATGGAGTTTTACGGCCGGGTGGCTTACCACTCCTACGAAGGTATCGCACTGGATATGGACGAACAGCAGCGGTTGGTTGCCGACCTCGGCGACAAGCCGGTGATGATCCTGCGTAACCATGGCCTGCTTGCTACAGGGCGCAGCGTGGCCGAAGCATTCTTGCGCATGTTCTACCTGGAGAAGGCCTGTGAGATCCAGTTGGCAGCGCAGAGTGCCGGCCACCTGATACTGCCGCCGGCAGCAGTGTGCGTGCATACCGAACGGCAGTTCAATGAGCCGGAGCGGGGGTTGAAACAGGGTGAGCTGGCCGACCCGGATGCGCTGCAGCTGGCGTGGGCAGCGTTGTTGCGAATGCTGGAAAAGGTGGCACCAGGTTATCAGGATTGAGGCTGCGACCCGCTGATTTGGCAGGGGTGTGTCAGGCTCGGCACCGGAAAGCCTGCGATGTCACGGCGGGAGTACATGTGTTCTCCTGTGGTTGGCCCCGTACTGGGGGCCAGTAACAGTCACTGTTGCGCAACGACGGCGGGTAACTGTGCTGGTCCGCTTTTGAGGAATAGCCTTATGCTGTAACGAAATATGTCCACAAAGCCTGTAGAAGGAAGTCGCAATGCCGCTCAAGGACCTGCTCATTGCCCTGGTGGTGATTGTCGCCTGGGGAGTCAACTTCGTGGTCATCAAGGTTGGCCTCGACGGCTTGCCGCCGATGTTGCTGGGGGCGCTGCGCTTCCTGTTGGTGGCGTTTCCGGCAATCTTGCTGGTCAAGCGGCCGAAACTGCCTTGGCGTTGGCTGATTGCCTATGGCGCGACGATTTCGCTGGGCCAGTTCGCGTTCCTGTTCCAGGCCATGTACAGCGGCATGCCGCCGGGCTTGGCCTCGCTGATCCTGCAGTCACAGGCTTTCTTTACGCTGGGGTTCGCGGCACTGTTTTTGGGTGAACGGCTGCGCCTGGCCAGTGTGTTGGGGCTGCTGATAGCCGCCAGCGGCCTGGCGTTGATTGGTAGCGAAGATGGTGGCCATGTACCGCTGCTGGCGTTGGTGCTGACCTTGTGCGGTGGTGCCATGTGGGGCATGGGCAACATCATTACCCGGCGTTTTGGCTCGGTTGACCTTGTGGCATTGGTGATCTGGGGCGGTCTGATACCGCCACTGCCGTTCCTGGCGTTGTCCTGGTGGCTGGAAGGGCCTGAGCGCATTGGCCATGCCCTGGCCAATATCAGCTGGAGCTCGGTGCTGGCACTGGTGTACCTGGCCTTCGTCGCCACCATGCTTGGTTACAGCCTGTGGAGCAAACTGCTGTCGCGCCACCCGGCCGGCAAGGTGGCACCGTTCTCGCTGCTGGTACCCGTGATTGGTTTGAGCTCGTCGGCGTTGTTGCTGGGCGAACGGCTGACCGCAATCCAGGGCTGGGGTGCCTTGCTGGTAATGGCGGGGTTGCTGGTGAACGTATTCGGCGCGCGTATCGGGCAAAGGTTGCGGGCGGTCACCGCGTAAGCCGCACAAATATGCTGCTTGGCGCTCTGTTAGAATCGGCCTCTTTATCCAGGTCAACGGAGCGCTTTCATGATCATTACCACGACCAGCCAGCTCGAAGGTCGCCCGATTGCCGAATACTTGGGCGTCGTCAGCTCCGAATCGGTGCAGGGCATCAACTTCGTGCGCGATTTCTTTGCACGCTTTCGCGACTTTTTCGGCGGCCGCTCGCAAACGCTGGAAAGCGCCCTGCGTGAGGCGCGCGAGCAGGCGACCGAGGAGCTCAAGGCGCGGGCACATCAGTTGCGAGCCGATGCGGTAGTGGGTGTGGATTTCGAAATTAGCATGCCGTCGGTGCAGGGCGGCATGGTCGTGGTATTTGCCACCGGCACCGCGGTGCGGTTGAAGTAGAGCGGTCTGCCACTGGTCGGCTGTCGTGCGATTGTCCGGGTGGTCCGCAAATGACCGGCTAGTCTCTTTTTTACAGGCCGCGTTTTCTGGGCGACTTTTCTGGTTGCCGGCGCGACTGCCACTGGAGGGAGACAGGGCATGAGCGAATCCTTTTTCGAAGACCTGAATGATGCGTTCCCGATCAACAGCCAAGTGCGTTGCGGCCAGGCGGCCTTCCGCCTCGGGTTCGCCCACATGACGCTGGATGATTCCGAACAGCTACAGCCTGCACACCTGCAGCGCAGTAAAAAAGGCCGCTTCATGCCGCGGGTTCCGCTGAAGAAGTGACCCCGCCCCAGTACATAACCCCGCCCAATGGCGGGTTTTTATTGCGCTTTGTTGATCCGGCTCATGGCATTGCCGGGTAGCGCTCGCCGGCTGGCCAGGGTTGTGGTCTTCTGTCGTGGCATTCCAGCGACGGAGGATCGAATGCTCATGCGAGTCAGGGAACAGACGTATTGGCAGTGGGCCGACGCCCAGTTGCACAGCCGCAGCCACAACGAAGCTCTCAGTGACGGCACAACGCTGGATGTGCAGGTGCGCTTGTCACGTCTGGGGGCGACTCAGCTGTTTTTAGGGCTGTATGGAGCCGATGGGCGGGCAATGCTGGAGGAGTACTACCCTGCGCGGCCCGGGGAAACCATGACCCGTGCCTTGGTGTGGGGTGTGGACCGGGCCCGTGCGATGGCTACCGGTGCCCTGCCATTGCCGCAAAGCCGTTGCCGACGGCGCCAGGCATGAAAAAGCCCGGCCTATGCGGGCCGGGCTCAGATAAAGGTGAGAACCCTCAGTTGAGCGGTTCGATCACCTTGACTGCCTGCCGCTCACGGGCGGCGGGCCATTCTTGTTGCAGGGTCTGCAGCACGCGGCCGACGAATTCGGTATCGGCGGCGGCCTTCTTGCCGACGTAGCCCTGGCCACGGCGGTAGACCTTGAAGCGGGCACGCATGCTGGGCAGGTGCTCTTCGAATTCATCTTCGATCGTATTCGGTGGCAGGCGGTCGAGCCGCACCTCACCGGTTTGGCTAACCCACAGCAGGTGGTCGTCAAGGCTGTCCTTGCGTACAGCGAACAGCTGCGCCAGTTGGTCGATAGTCGGATTGTTGTTCAAGTTCATCATAAAGCCCCCATTACCCATTCGTAGGTGATTTTCACAGTTGACGCTACCACGGTGTAGCGCACTACCAACGCTGCTACAGCAGCATCGCAACAGGGGCTTTCTCACGCTGCCTTTTGGACAGTTCCCTCTCCACGGACGGCCTGCGTTACCGCGCAAGCCGTCTGGAACACCCTTGCCACCGCTCCCGATCAGGGAGACGGCTTCATCATGCACAAGGGCGATGAGCGGCGTCAATCATTTTGTAGTGAATATTTTTACTCACTACATTTCTGTCTTTTTGTTCGACAATCGCCGTTTCCACTACAGCCCGGACAGTATCTCGAAGGCTGCACGAACCCTGGCTTCGTTCGGGTAATTTCGATTGGCCAGCAACACTATTGCCAGCTGTTCACTGGGCACAAATGCGGCGTAAGCGCCGAAACCGCTAGTTGCACCGGTTTTGTTGTACCAGGCGGCCGGCAGTTGGGGCAGGGCGGGTTGCAAGCGCTTGGTTGGCTGCGGTTCACGGATCAGCCGCGCGCTGTTGCCATCTACCAGGGTGCCCAGCGTGACGGGGTAGGGATAACGCTCCCAGCCCAGGCCTTGGGTCATGGTGCCGACCTGGAAGTAGCCCTGCTGGGTGATGGCGGTTGCTTTAGCCAGTGCCGGTGGCAGGCCCTGGGGCTGCATGTGCAGCCGCACGTACTGCAGCAAATCGCTGGCGCTGGTCTTGATGCCGTAGGCTTCGTCGGCATACGGGCCGGGGCCGACGCGCACCGGTTTGTCGGCGTCGTCGTAACCTTGGGCATAAAGCCCCTGAGCACTGGCCGGGACCTGCAGATAGGTGTTTTTGAGGCCCATTTTTGCCAGCAGCCCCTCGGACATCAGCGTAGAAAACGGTTGATGCTGTGCCCGTGCGGCCAGGTCACCGAACAGGCCAAGGCTGGGGTTCGAGTAGCAGCGCTGGGTGCCGGGTTTGGCACGGGGTTGCCAGTGGCGGAAGAAATCGACGACCTGTTGCGGTGTCTGCACCGCATCGGGGAACTGCAAGGGCAGGCAGTCGGCACTGTAGGCACCCAGTTCCAGCACCGTCGCGTCGCCGATGGGCGCCCCGGCCAGTGCCGGATGATAGTGCTTGGCCGGGGCTTCAAGGTCCAGCTTGCCCTCGGCGCTGGCCAGCGCGGCCAGGGTGGCGGTGTAGGTCTTGCTCAGCGAACCGATCTCGAACAGCGTGTCTCGGCTGACAGGCACATTGTCGGCCTTGCTGGCCACGCCATAGCTGAAGTAGTGCGCGTGGTCGCGTGCGTAGATCGCCACGGCCATGCCGCTGATTCCCTGCGCCTGCATCAACGGGCGGATGATCTGGTCGACCTTGGCCTGCAATTGGTCGTCGGCCTGGGCGGCGGTGTGGCCCAGAATGAGTGTGATGACGGCTGCAAGCGCGGCCGGGCGGGAGAGGGGCATGAGCGGGTCCTTTTGCGGAGCGTGTCCGTTGAGCGATACCGATGGGGGTTCCGGCGTTAGCGGCGGAAAGCCGTAGACCTTATCGTCTGCCCTTGCACAATGACAAGACGGACACTGTGATGAAGTATTTGCGGATGTTATTCGACAATTTCACCCTGGCTTTGCTTGGGGTGGTTCTGATCGCCACCGTCCTGCCTTGCTCGGGCGATGGTGCGGTGTATTTTGGCTGGCTGACCAACCTGGCCATCGGCCTGCTGTTCTTCCTGCATGGTGCCAAGCTGTCGCGCGAGGCAATCATTGCCGGCGCCGGGCACTGGCGCCTGCACCTGCTGGTGTTTTCTTGTACGTTCGTGATGTTCCCGCTGCTTGGCCTGGCGCTAAAGCCTGTGTTCCTGCCACTGGTAGGCAACGAGTTGTACCTGGGCGTGCTCTACCTGTGTGCCTTGCCGGCCACGGTGCAGTCGGCCATCGCCTTTACCTCGCTGGCCCGCGGTAACGTGCCAGCAGCCATTTGCAGCGCGGCGGCCTCAAGCCTGCTGGGTATCTTCCTGACCCCCTTGCTGGTGATGATGTTGCTGGGCGCCAGTGGTGACACCGGTTCTGGCCTGGATGCCGTGCTGAAGATCACCCTGCAACTGCTGGTGCCGTTTGTTGCCGGGCAGGTTGCGCGGCGCTGGATCGGCGCCTGGGTCAAGCGCAATGCGCGTTGGCTCAAGGTGGTGGACCAGGGCTCGATCCTGCTGGTGGTGTACACCGCTTTCAGCGAAGCCGTGGTCACCGGCTTGTGGCACACGGTATCGCCGCAGCACCTGGCCGGGTTGTTCGCCGTGTGCGGGATTTTGCTGGCGGTGGTGCTGTTTGGTACCCGTGTGCTTGGCAAGGCATTGGGCTTCAATCTCGAAGACCGCATCACCATCTTGTTTGCCGGCTCCAAGAAAAGCCTGGCTACCGGTGTGCCCATGGCTCAAGTGTTGTTCGTGGGCAGCGGTATTGGTGCGATGATCCTGCCGCTTATGCTGTTCCACCAGATCCAGCTGATGGTCTGTGCGGTGCTGGCGCAACGTTATGCTAGCCGTGAGCAGGGCGCCGAAGAGGCTTCGGCGGCGTCCTGAGCGCATGCGCAGTCCGCTACCGGAGCGGCCTTGTATCGCGATGGGCTGCAAAGCAGCCCATTTCTACCTGGCTTGGCCTGAAGCGCGTTCGCGCAAAGCCTTGCCGACCTCGGCCTCGATCTTGTAGGCCGGCGCTTCGAGGTCGTCATAGTTGCGCGTATAGCGCCGGGCAAATTCCTCCACCCCCAGCGCCTGATACTGCTGCACATGCTTGAGCTCGTGAGCCCACAGGGCCACGTTGTCCTCGGCGTCGCCGGCCCGGCGGAAGATGATCGTGTCGATCAGCGTCACGGCGTTTACATCGGGGTTCTGCAGTAACGCGTTGGCTGCGCTCATCTGCTGTTCGTCACCCACCCGGAAGCGCGCCGCATCGAGCACGGCAAAGTCGTACCAGGGTTCGAGTTGCGCACGGATATGCAGCGGGATCGGCTCGACGCCGCTGGCGGTGGCCTCATCCCTGGCCTGGCGCAAGGCGAACGTCAGGCTGGACGAGGCCATCACCTCCACATCCTTGAGAATCTGACCGGCTTGCCCCGGGTCAATCGGCGCACAAAAACAGCCCATCAGGCACACTTGGTATTGCCCGGGCGGGCACGCTTGTTCGGCAAGCGCGGGCACCGTCAGCGTCAGGCCCAGCAGCAGGCTAATCCGCTTCATGCAGGGCCTTTTCGACAAACTGGCGGCTTGCATCCAGCACCTGCGATTGCACCCCTTCAGTGGCCAGCATGCGCCCGATCATCAACGCACCCACGCATTGGCTGATCAGCACCCAGGCCAGTTGATCATCCTCCAATGTCGCGCTCCAGGCCTGGTGCAGTTCGACCAGCCAGTGCTCAGCCTCTTCGC from Pseudomonas fortuita carries:
- a CDS encoding oxidoreductase; its protein translation is MQTAFPHLFEALQIRGKRLKNRIMSTGHDTCLPTDNLVNDKLIAYQRDRAAGGVGLIVLQVAGVHDSARYTSHVLMATDDACIDGYRQLAEACHAHGTVVLSQLFHPGREIMESADGLLAVAYSASSVPNERFRVMPRALDQPMIDEIVQGYASAARRLHQAGLDGVEVVASHGYLPAQFMNPRVNLRSDGYNGDLEQRLRFLREVLAAVRAATDEQFIIGLRISADERDSQGLSEDESLAAAIALQGQLDYLHIVAGTSASLGGAVHIVPPMAIEPAYLAREAGTFKQQLAIPLFVTGRINQPQEAELILARGQADVCGMTRALICDPLMPSKTERGQVEDVRACIACNQACIGHFHRGLAISCIQRPETGRELQYGQLTPTTTPKRILVAGGGPAGMKAAAVAAARGHHVTLYEAGPQLGGQVLLAQLLPRRSEFGGASTNLQREMALAGVEVVRNTRVDRALVEREHPDLVIAATGATPYWPAFERSGELQVVDAWQVLRNEVKLGRSVLVMDWRCDWIGPGIAERLVREGHQVQLAVNGTHCGENLPLYVRDQLAGELHRLGIPVTPYARLYGSDDNTVYLEHTASGEPMIFEGIDTLVLCMGHQPQDSLASELAGLVEVRRIGDCLAPRTAEEAIHDGLTVAWSL
- a CDS encoding ABC transporter substrate-binding protein, producing the protein MQTIARVAGLWATLLAVGLGTAQAAQAAPQMVVVGYGGAGQKAQDEAIFKPFSAQDGSKLIQSEYNGEMARIQVMADTGNVDWDVVQIEGPDLMRGCEEGIYEHLDWQRLGHAADLIPDAAQDCGSAALVWSVAIAYDRNKLAQAPASWADFWDVNKYPGKRGLRKRAVYNLEFALLADGVKVEDVYQVLSTPAGVDRAFAKLSELKPYIQWWDAGAQPAQWLAAGDVVMTSTYSGRIAVAAQQGSPLAVVWPGSLYGMDYWAIIKGSRHVDQAKRLIAYANQPDTQVRYVQQIPYGPTNTQAAVRLGPALASWVPTSPQNLQGALAMNVEFWVDHGEELEQRFNAWASK
- a CDS encoding class II aldolase/adducin family protein — encoded protein: MIATEQRLRRELAACYRLIAHFRMSDLIFTHISLRLPGPEHHFLINPYGLLFEEITASSLVKIDLQGRPVQPSPHPVNPAGFVIHSAIHAARDDAQCVLHTHTRAGCAVAALECGLLPVNQMSMEFYGRVAYHSYEGIALDMDEQQRLVADLGDKPVMILRNHGLLATGRSVAEAFLRMFYLEKACEIQLAAQSAGHLILPPAAVCVHTERQFNEPERGLKQGELADPDALQLAWAALLRMLEKVAPGYQD
- a CDS encoding O-acetylserine/cysteine exporter — protein: MPLKDLLIALVVIVAWGVNFVVIKVGLDGLPPMLLGALRFLLVAFPAILLVKRPKLPWRWLIAYGATISLGQFAFLFQAMYSGMPPGLASLILQSQAFFTLGFAALFLGERLRLASVLGLLIAASGLALIGSEDGGHVPLLALVLTLCGGAMWGMGNIITRRFGSVDLVALVIWGGLIPPLPFLALSWWLEGPERIGHALANISWSSVLALVYLAFVATMLGYSLWSKLLSRHPAGKVAPFSLLVPVIGLSSSALLLGERLTAIQGWGALLVMAGLLVNVFGARIGQRLRAVTA
- a CDS encoding YbjQ family protein, coding for MIITTTSQLEGRPIAEYLGVVSSESVQGINFVRDFFARFRDFFGGRSQTLESALREAREQATEELKARAHQLRADAVVGVDFEISMPSVQGGMVVVFATGTAVRLK
- the ampC gene encoding class C beta-lactamase; translated protein: MPLSRPAALAAVITLILGHTAAQADDQLQAKVDQIIRPLMQAQGISGMAVAIYARDHAHYFSYGVASKADNVPVSRDTLFEIGSLSKTYTATLAALASAEGKLDLEAPAKHYHPALAGAPIGDATVLELGAYSADCLPLQFPDAVQTPQQVVDFFRHWQPRAKPGTQRCYSNPSLGLFGDLAARAQHQPFSTLMSEGLLAKMGLKNTYLQVPASAQGLYAQGYDDADKPVRVGPGPYADEAYGIKTSASDLLQYVRLHMQPQGLPPALAKATAITQQGYFQVGTMTQGLGWERYPYPVTLGTLVDGNSARLIREPQPTKRLQPALPQLPAAWYNKTGATSGFGAYAAFVPSEQLAIVLLANRNYPNEARVRAAFEILSGL
- a CDS encoding bile acid:sodium symporter family protein, with protein sequence MKYLRMLFDNFTLALLGVVLIATVLPCSGDGAVYFGWLTNLAIGLLFFLHGAKLSREAIIAGAGHWRLHLLVFSCTFVMFPLLGLALKPVFLPLVGNELYLGVLYLCALPATVQSAIAFTSLARGNVPAAICSAAASSLLGIFLTPLLVMMLLGASGDTGSGLDAVLKITLQLLVPFVAGQVARRWIGAWVKRNARWLKVVDQGSILLVVYTAFSEAVVTGLWHTVSPQHLAGLFAVCGILLAVVLFGTRVLGKALGFNLEDRITILFAGSKKSLATGVPMAQVLFVGSGIGAMILPLMLFHQIQLMVCAVLAQRYASREQGAEEASAAS
- a CDS encoding eCIS core domain-containing protein, with the protein product MKRISLLLGLTLTVPALAEQACPPGQYQVCLMGCFCAPIDPGQAGQILKDVEVMASSSLTFALRQARDEATASGVEPIPLHIRAQLEPWYDFAVLDAARFRVGDEQQMSAANALLQNPDVNAVTLIDTIIFRRAGDAEDNVALWAHELKHVQQYQALGVEEFARRYTRNYDDLEAPAYKIEAEVGKALRERASGQAR